GGCAACAGGTAGAAGAAGCCTCCTTTTCGCTGAAACCAATTGTGACACTCAATAAAATAATTCATTAATGGATGGGTATGAATTCCGTTGGGATTGAAAGGGTGGATTAAAAGCGCGACCACTGGTCCCATTCTGATCGTGGCAGTGTCAGGATTGAATGAAATCCAGCTATTTTCCAATTCCGGGATGGAAGAAAATAATGAATCCCCCGTATCCAACATAATCTGTAAAGAATCGGTCTTTGCCTCCAGACATGTGACATTGAGGGAAGCGTGCCCGACCCAGAGCGTCATGTTCCGCTGAAAAGGGTACTGGGCCAGCATGTTGGCCGGCACATATAGATGGTGATATCCCTCGGTGTTTTTTCTCGATAGAAATGAACATTTTATTCTCATCCGGCATTCCCCGTTTGCATAACCCGTCAGATTGATTTTATAATGTTATATTGGGCTAAGGTTGATATAGCATTCTATGTGAACCTGGGCAAAATGTTCAAACGAGAGAAGTAGAAAAGGAAGGTGCGCACATGCTAGATGCTTTCATCCTGGTACTGTTCATGGTGATCGTCGGAGCCCTCATCGGCGGTTTCACGAATTCACTGGCAATAAAAATGTTATTCAGGCCTTATCGGGCTTACTATATTGGTAAATTCAAAGTTCCCTTCACCCCGGGACTGATCCCGAAACGAAGGGAAGAATTAGCGGAGCAGCTTGGAAAGATGGTGGTCGATCACTTGATCACGCCGGAAAGCCTCCAGAAGAAAGTAATGAATGAAGACTTCCAAAGAGATGTCACCCTGTGGCTGACCGAAGAGCTGGAGCCGGTTTTTTCATCGGATAAAACAGTGGAAGAATGGCTCGATATCCTTCAAATCCCCGTCTCATCAGAACGGCTGAACGAATGGCTGGAGGACTGGATATCGGTCAAAATGACGTCTGCCAAAGAAACCTATACATCAAGGACACTTTCTGAAACACTTCCGGAAAAATGGCAGAATAAAGTTTCAGAAAGCATCCCGACACTCGTCACGTTCATCGCGACCCGGGCAGAAGATTATTTCACAAGCCCGGAAGGAAAAAAGAAAGTGAAAATCATGATCGACGATTTCCTCAAAGAGCGGGGTATGCTCGGCAATATGCTCGGCATGTTCCTCGGCAACACATCGGTCGCAGATAAAATACAGCCGGAAATCGTAAAGTTCATCAAGCATGAAGGAACACAGGAAATCCTTTTCAATCTCCTGACAAACGAATGGGCGAAACTGAAGTCAATGAAACTCGAAGAATTCATCGACCGTCTACCGGAAGAAGAGCTGATCGAAACCGCTCAATCCTCCCTGGTAAAACTCGTCAACATCGACGGACACCTGGCAAAGCCGCTCTCACACTGGCTCGAACCACATAAACAATCCTTCTTCGCCATCCAGCTCCCGAAATGGGTGGACAGAGGGACGGACCTTCTATCGAAGAAGATCCCTAACCTGATGGAGAAAATGCACCTCCAGCATATCGTCAAAGAGCAGGTGGAATCATTCTCCGTTGGACGCTTGGAGGAACTCGTGCTCGGCATATCCCGCCGCGAATTCAAAATGATCACCTATCTTGGGGCACTGCTCGGAGGGATCATCGGAATCGTCCAGGGGTTCATCGCCCTCTTCATCTCCTGACCGCATAAAGGTTCTTCCTAGAAATTCACTCTATAGTTTGTTATAGTGATGGAGGAAACATAGAGTGAAATTATAGGAGGTACGTATAATGGCAATCAACTTATACGATCAAGCGAACGAACTGGAAAGAGCAATGCGTCAAAGCGAAGAATTCATCCAATTGAAGAACATGTACGATGAAGTGAACAATGATGAATCTGCAAGCAAGATGTTCGAAAACTTCAGAAACATCCAAATGACACTTCAACAAAAGCAAATGAGCGGCGAAGAAATTTCCCAAGAGGAAATCGAGCAAGCTCAAAAAACTGCACAACTTGTTCAACAACACGAAAAAATCGCCAAGCTTATGGAAGCTGAGCAACGCATGAGCATGGTCATCAATGACTTAAACAAAGTCATCATGAAGCCGCTTGAAGAACTTTACGGTTCAATGCAGCAGTAATGATGAGATAGAGGGACCGACTTTCTTTGGAAAGTCGGTTTTTTTATTTGGGATTGTGAGGAAGTGGGTGCCAGTGGTTGGTCTGGGACCTGACGCATAAATTTGGGAAGTGACGCATAACCGAGGGATCCGACGCATAAATCCTGAAAGTGACGCATAACCGGGGGATCTGACGCATAAATCCGAAAAGTGACGCATAATCCAGGAACCACGCCACATACATCCATTTGTAAAAAAGGAAATCAAATTTCCCTTCACACCAAATGAGAAACAAATCAACGTTCTCCGTACTGATTTTCTCCTTCCAGAAGCTGAAACTCCCTCCCTTTTCAAGCTGCCTTGCATTTTTCATCCCCACCCCTTGTCATATTTGTCTCTCCTCCTTCATAAAAGTAGAGAAAGGGAGTAGACAACACTTAGGAGGGACACCGATGATGATCTATCGCATGCTTGCATTGAATATTGATGGCACGATCGTGAATGAAAACGGAAAGATTGCAAGGGAAACAAAGGAAGCAATCGAGTACGTTCAAGATAAAGGGGTACCCGTCACGCTGGTGACCAGCAGGAGCTTCGCTTCGGCTAAAAAAGTGGCAAAAGCGTTAAAAATCAATAGTCCCCTCGTCACCCACAGCGGCTGCTATATTGCCGGTGAGCTTGAACAGCCGATGTTTGTAAAAAAGATTGCAGAAGATATCACATATGAAATCACTCAATTCCTGGAAGGTTTCTCGAGTCAGGTTCACCTTTCCCATGAAAAACGGTCCATTATCGGAAAAGTGAATGCACAGGCACGGGACCGGGCACACGTCTCGTGGGAAAAGGAATCTAAATTGATCTATAGTAAACAGTATGTGGACAGAGTAAGTGACTTCCTGCTTGAAAACCCGATGTCGGTGCCGAAGATCTCAGTCATGATGGAGCATAAAGAAGATGTGTGGGATGTGGTTGCATCGTTGAAAGGGATGTACGGGGAAGTGGACGCCATCCCGACTTCCGAGTATAAATTGGATATCGTGCCAAAGGGTGTTTCAAAGTTAAGGGGCCTCATGTACCTGTCAGAGCGCCTTGGTGTGAAAAAGGATGAAATCGTCATGGTCGGTTCGGGCATTGACGACATCGACACCATGGAATGCTGCGGTTTAGGCGTCGCCATGGGGAATGCCCCACGGCAAGTCCGGGATTCAGCCAACTGGATCACCCGGAGCCAGGCTGAAAAAGGCATCCCGTACTTTGTGACAGAGCTGTTCCGGAAGCAGCATCCCATCCCGTTCCTGAAGAAAATGAACATCATCAAATCATAAATTAAGAGTAACACCACCCATTCCGGGAGAGGGATGGGTGGTGTTTTTTGCCTCAAGAGCGGCACCGGCACCATTGACCATTACGACCCCATTCTGTACACTTATAAAAGCTTATTAGATTTGGTGAAAGGTGATTACATCGTGAATGTTTTAATAAAAGGAATCGAGGATGAACGTTTTGAACGTCCTTTGAGATTGATAGCCAATTTATTTTTTGAAGAGTCGGCGATCCACTTCGGTACATGTGCGGATCCGGAGCTTCAGGTCCATATACAACTTTCAACAGA
The nucleotide sequence above comes from Bacillus sp. KH172YL63. Encoded proteins:
- a CDS encoding Cof-type HAD-IIB family hydrolase; this encodes MMIYRMLALNIDGTIVNENGKIARETKEAIEYVQDKGVPVTLVTSRSFASAKKVAKALKINSPLVTHSGCYIAGELEQPMFVKKIAEDITYEITQFLEGFSSQVHLSHEKRSIIGKVNAQARDRAHVSWEKESKLIYSKQYVDRVSDFLLENPMSVPKISVMMEHKEDVWDVVASLKGMYGEVDAIPTSEYKLDIVPKGVSKLRGLMYLSERLGVKKDEIVMVGSGIDDIDTMECCGLGVAMGNAPRQVRDSANWITRSQAEKGIPYFVTELFRKQHPIPFLKKMNIIKS
- a CDS encoding YlbF family regulator encodes the protein MAINLYDQANELERAMRQSEEFIQLKNMYDEVNNDESASKMFENFRNIQMTLQQKQMSGEEISQEEIEQAQKTAQLVQQHEKIAKLMEAEQRMSMVINDLNKVIMKPLEELYGSMQQ
- a CDS encoding DUF445 domain-containing protein; this translates as MLDAFILVLFMVIVGALIGGFTNSLAIKMLFRPYRAYYIGKFKVPFTPGLIPKRREELAEQLGKMVVDHLITPESLQKKVMNEDFQRDVTLWLTEELEPVFSSDKTVEEWLDILQIPVSSERLNEWLEDWISVKMTSAKETYTSRTLSETLPEKWQNKVSESIPTLVTFIATRAEDYFTSPEGKKKVKIMIDDFLKERGMLGNMLGMFLGNTSVADKIQPEIVKFIKHEGTQEILFNLLTNEWAKLKSMKLEEFIDRLPEEELIETAQSSLVKLVNIDGHLAKPLSHWLEPHKQSFFAIQLPKWVDRGTDLLSKKIPNLMEKMHLQHIVKEQVESFSVGRLEELVLGISRREFKMITYLGALLGGIIGIVQGFIALFIS